One window of the Panulirus ornatus isolate Po-2019 chromosome 12, ASM3632096v1, whole genome shotgun sequence genome contains the following:
- the Trx2 gene encoding thioredoxin has protein sequence MVYSVTSKEDFNKQLAEAGDKLVIVDFYATWCGPCKVIAPKLEKLSEDMSEVVFLKVDVDECEEVAAEYQISCMPTFLFMKSGQKLDSFSGANEEKVKEFIAKYK, from the exons ATGGTTTACTCGGTTACCAGTAAG GAGGATTTTAACAAGCAACTGGCTGAAGCTGGTGATAAGCTAGTAATAGTCGACTTTTATGCCACTTGGTGTGGCCCGTGCAAAGTGATAGCTCCAAAGCTTGAG aaactcaGTGAAGATATGTCTGAAGTGGTTTTCCTGAAGGTAGATGTAGATGAGTGTGAGGAGGTGGCTGCAGAGTACCAAATCTCATGTATGCCTACATTTCTTTTCATGAAGAGTGGTCAGAAG CTCGACTCCTTCTCTGGGGCAAATGAGGAGAAAGTTAAAGAATTCAttgcaaaatataaataa